The Candidatus Angelobacter sp. genome includes a region encoding these proteins:
- a CDS encoding ABC transporter ATP-binding protein, which produces MKSILKIQDLVVEFRTREIGQKIKVAVNHLSLEVFPGEVFGFLGPNGAGKTTTMNVLLGFVPATHGSAYIFDVNVREPIARQRIGYLPELTYYYKFLTAEELLRFYARVFRIPRAEAGPRIDEVLKLVELNAARARPIKTYSKGMQQRVGLAQALINDPDLLILDEPTSGLDPIGRMKVREIIQRLKAKGKTVFFSSHELGEVETVCDRVAILHNGELKAAGRVTDLEEKYKCNLEQAFLKVIGYQPGL; this is translated from the coding sequence ATGAAGTCCATCTTGAAAATCCAGGATCTTGTGGTTGAATTTCGGACGCGCGAAATCGGGCAGAAAATAAAGGTCGCCGTCAACCACCTGAGCCTGGAAGTTTTTCCGGGAGAAGTATTTGGTTTTTTGGGGCCCAACGGCGCCGGCAAAACCACGACCATGAATGTTTTGCTGGGCTTTGTCCCGGCCACTCATGGCTCAGCCTATATTTTTGATGTGAACGTCCGCGAGCCGATCGCGCGGCAACGGATCGGTTATCTCCCCGAACTTACTTATTACTACAAGTTTCTCACAGCGGAGGAGCTGTTGCGCTTTTACGCGAGGGTATTCCGAATTCCACGCGCCGAAGCCGGGCCGCGGATCGACGAGGTTTTGAAGCTTGTCGAATTGAACGCTGCGCGCGCGCGTCCGATCAAGACCTATTCCAAAGGGATGCAGCAAAGGGTTGGCCTGGCACAGGCGCTGATCAATGACCCCGACCTGTTGATCCTGGACGAACCGACCAGCGGGCTAGATCCGATCGGCCGAATGAAAGTGCGCGAAATAATCCAACGGTTGAAAGCCAAAGGGAAAACCGTCTTCTTTTCATCGCACGAACTGGGCGAAGTCGAGACGGTGTGTGACCGCGTGGCGATTCTTCACAACGGCGAGCTGAAGGCCGCCGGCCGCGTAACCGACCTGGAGGAAAAATACAAATGCAACCTTGAACAGGCTTTCCTCAAGGTGATCGGCTACCAACCCGGTTTATGA